A segment of the Crassostrea angulata isolate pt1a10 chromosome 10, ASM2561291v2, whole genome shotgun sequence genome:
CCCAACAACGACTGTACGACGGAGTTAGGCAGGCTGAGGACAGAGCTGGAGATGATGAAAGACACACTGAGCAAGCTCCAGGAAGAGATCATAGAGACCGAGGAAAGTGAGTACTGTTACAATCCTCTCTAAGATAACTGTTACACTAGTTAGAGATTGTAGAGACCGAGGAAAGTGAGTACTGTTACAATCCTCCCTAAGATAACTGTTACACTAGTTAGAGATCATAGAGACCGAGGAAAGTGAGTACTGTTGCAATCCTCCCTAAGATAACTGTTACACTAGTTAGAGATCATAGAGACCGAGGAAAGTGAGAACTGTTACAATCCTCTCTAAGATAACTGTTACACTAGTTAGAGATCATAGAGACCGAGGAAAGTGAGTACTGTTACAATCCTCCCTAAGATAACTGTTACACTAGTTAGAGATTGTAGAGACCGAGGAAAGTGAGTACTGTTACAATCCTCTCTGAGATAACTGTTACACTAGTTAGAGATTGTAGAGGCCGAGTACTGTTACAATCCTCCCTAAGATAACTGTTACACTAGTTAGAGATTGTAGAGACCGAGGAAAGTGAGTACTGTTACAATCCTCTCTGAGATAACTGTTACACTAGTTAGAGATTGTAGAGGCCGAGAccttgggcaacagtttgcgagccggtccgacagatcaactgttgacCTCgccccagtcaacaactgtataataTGTCATCCTTAAACACCTCTTAGACTGCTACTTTTCCATACGTAACAAGTGTTTCAATTCAGTAACTAATGCTATTGTCTTGGTTCCTAGTTTTACcaattttataacattattTCTGTAAATTACATCAATAGAGCTGCCAATATTCTTTACGTAACTCACTACTCAGTGGAATTGGCCGAACCCATTTCTCGATATTATGTTAACTTTTTCAATACTATGAAAGTTGACGATAACACATAAAATAAGTCAAACTACAATTCAGTCTACAACGATGCTTCCTTTTTTATAAACGGGATTTGCTAACAAGGCCTACACCAGGTTTATCCGTCAGTATACATACCGTACATATTAACTTTCGCGCTTGCACACAAGGAACTTTTATACCGAAGTTCAAAGAACATCCTTAAAACAGTTACCTAGATTTAGCCATACATACAAAGGGCATTGACAGATGGaattaaataatgatttgattttatttttccagcAACCCCACACAGCAGAGGGAAGCGAGCTGGGTCTTATTTCCTGAGAGGACCTGCCGGACCCATGGGAGCCTCAGGTAGTGGCTTCAATTAGTTTGCCAAGAGTTTGGGCGTTTCTGAATATtcaaaacatgtacaatgtaaaacTGACTCTACTTTGGGTAAAATAATACACTTAAGGATTTATTGAATGAGTATATAACACCGCCTCTTTTTTGTGACAGGTCCCAAGGGAGAACCAGGCGCCCCTGGAGAGCCAGGACCACAGGGAAAACAAGGTTACCCAGGATTCAGAGGAGACAACGGACCTCCAGGTATCCCCGGAGACCAGGGAGTCCCTGGTGTGCCCGGACCTCAGGGTGACACCGGCGTCCAAGGTGAAACAGGTGCCCCAGGTGAGCCTGGACCCATGGGACCAATGGGACCTCAGGGACTGAAGGGATACGAGGGAGCCGTTGGAGCGCCAGGTGTCCCCGGAGAGCCAGGCCTTACCGGAGAACCAGGACAGCCTGGACCAATGGGCCCTGTAGGACCAATGGGACCTCAAGGAGAGAAAGGTATTGAATACTGTCTCCTGTGTAAACCAGATTAACAAACAGCCCAATAAGAAATGAACCATATGTAAAGTTTAAAACATCGTTTAAATATGCTTTCCTGTATCATTCAGGTGATACCGGGTACCCTGGAATGCCAGGCGAGCCCGGACCTCAGGGACCATCTGGCGAGCCCGGACCCGAGGGGCCTGCAGGACCCATTGGACCACGTGGTCTTCAGGGATACCCCGGTGCTCAGGGTGCCCCCGGAAACCCAGGAGAGAAGGGAGACCGTGGTGTCCAGGGAGCCCCAGGCCGCCAAGGTCAGCCCGGACAGGCCCAGTTCGCCCCCGCGGCCGCGAAGGACCAGTCTTATTACGCAAGAGCTGCCCCCCAACGGGCAAACTACAAGGGAACGTAAATAATATCTAggttaaaattccaaaaaagcTCTTTATAAATTCCATCCATGCTTGTTATTTTTGGCGTATACTGTATTAGTGTTATTAGATATGCTTGGGCTCTCCCGGTCTGGGCAGTACGTGAGATGTGTTTGTGATGaggaaaaaatgtgaaaatgtcaaataaaaaacattaaaaagtacTTGTGAATTTTTCTCTTGCTCACTATCGCTAATCAAATGGTTTATGAATGTAAGGCAACTTGTGTTAATCACAATAGGGTAAGATCTTATGAACAAGGTATTTCCAGTGCATATGGTAGAAATATTATATTGAATGATTTTCAGTGATCGATTTTAACAGTCAAAATTTAGTATACTTTGCTATAAACTGCAgatattaaaagatgaaaacattAAAAGTTTCCAGCGGACTTGAAGTCGCTATTTACATATTACAGTCGACGCATTTACCGACTCAATTGTGCTGAAGTGGAAACGATCAAATGATTTTAGGATTAGTTAGTAGGGAGTAGACAATAAAATTGCTTCACTCCTAATAAGTTTTCATCTTCCTACATCAAAACTATATGCGATCGATTGGTGTTCACGAgtaatcattaaatataatCTGTTACTAGTAAATGTGTTTGGTGGTTTAAACATTGATTTAGATCTTCTCGAGAACTTTAATGCTCATTATGTGAAATGACTATACTGTGACAAAAAAGGGATCAATGATAAACCGAATATCCAGggaaaaaactgatttttttagaaatgtaagactacattgtccatatttttttggtatattatgactctatatttacattctgctgtgtttttccattaaattctgtgatcttcaaatgcctctaaatgcaacaagtagtcaaaggtcaaattgacgagttttattatgacgtcacaaacgttgaacgctgtaaactgcaacgtcacaagcgaaaaccaaagttcacgcttgtggctgttactgtggctcttccattaatattaacttacccttagaataagataggaattttaaggtatgaattacatttgcagacaaggcaagaagttaaaaaatgtaaatataagcattaaatcatgattttttgaagtatacactctcatagctgcagcggtgtgtgcatacaaattttcataacgcgctaacgcgcgttactcaatttgtatgcacacaccgctgcagttatgagagtgtatacttcaaaaaatcatgattcaatgctatagtacaactgattttattatgtctattgtttctcaggtgggcaatgggcctcttgtttaagaTAATGTTATAAAAGCAAATAATCGGTTGCACGAACGTTAATTAAATTAACGGCTAGTTTGTGCCGTAACTTGCCGTTAAATATTTAACGGCTAGTTAGCCAACTGTCagttaaattttaatgtttaattaaatatttaatgtaccTAGACAACCTGAGTGAAATCTCGCCGTTAATTTTAACGTCACATTAACGTCAAGTTAACGTCAAGTTAACGGCTAGTTATCGTCAAGTTAACGGCTAGTTAAATTCAACTAACGTTTCTGCAACCGGaatttactaaataaatgttattcacTAAAAATGCGCCACATATACCAAAATACGCAacatatacctttaataatTCTCCActatttcatagaaaatttgaaattggTATATATTCTATACTTACATCTTGGTGGCGTCGGTCATGGTTATGTAtacctttgtaaaaaaaaaagttggggggggggggcggtcgAAGCCACACTAGCCCGACGCCTATACATCTTTCATTTGTTGAATTAATGAGTCGATCGTAATGAGTAATTAAGTTAACTAAACTAAATTTTTGTTAATGTATATCAGTAAGttatataaaagaaacagccaagtCGTCTTAAATGGAGTGAAATGGATGAATCTGACATCATCATAATTACTTAAGGGCGTATAAGTCACGTCAGTTTCAACAGAGCTATGACATTGATTGCTACTGCTGTGTTAACCATGCCTCTCAGTCTGAGTGATTCAGATGACAGAGTGTTTCTGTATAGAGGAAATTATGGAATAACTTTCCTTTCCTTGTCTAAACACTCAATAGAAAGAATATGTTTGGTTGTTATCAAACGGGAAGTTGTATAAGCATACATGCAAGTGCGAGAAAATAGATTTGAGAAATCCCATGACAGATGCTCAGGAAGATGAGAATTATaaggacatggtcacgatttgagctgaaaattttatttctgtatCTTTAATGATTAGAATTCTTCATTACTTTATTCTAAATGATCAATTAGAATTTGAGTGGcaaattaaatttcataaatgtcAAGGAAAAATGAATCCCAGTTTTGGGCTAAatttagcttatttcatgccatatctcaaattgTACATATTATTaatagacccatacttttggttttattttctgaaatttgaaattttttgttacaagtttatcataatttgaaaaatgt
Coding sequences within it:
- the LOC128168205 gene encoding collagen alpha-1(XI) chain-like; amino-acid sequence: MRACILLCVLGVAAVYGAPNNDCTTELGRLRTELEMMKDTLSKLQEEIIETEETTPHSRGKRAGSYFLRGPAGPMGASGPKGEPGAPGEPGPQGKQGYPGFRGDNGPPGIPGDQGVPGVPGPQGDTGVQGETGAPGEPGPMGPMGPQGLKGYEGAVGAPGVPGEPGLTGEPGQPGPMGPVGPMGPQGEKGDTGYPGMPGEPGPQGPSGEPGPEGPAGPIGPRGLQGYPGAQGAPGNPGEKGDRGVQGAPGRQGQPGQAQFAPAAAKDQSYYARAAPQRANYKGT